A genomic segment from Asterias amurensis chromosome 6, ASM3211899v1 encodes:
- the LOC139938514 gene encoding carbonic anhydrase 3-like — MDTLMQLCGLCLILLIIPVVHTVPWGYPQTKPGTDYWPKIYPMYCAGLSQSPIDIRTTATIKTEPVSFDLLGFGAEAPRGASIVVQNSGLSAQVKLKGDYFVSGGGLPGAQYKAASIHFHWGSTNDRGSEHTVDGRQAPAEMHIVTHDVRFATVSEAAYKVDGLAVLGFFIEIQAQANPKFQALVDALGKLKFNGDTFTLPAPFALSDLLPNTNIMMPYFRYRGSLTTPTCNEVVVWTVFKMPIRLSQAQLNVFRSLLETSPGAPVEIPLVDNWRPTQPLNGRLIYHSAGVLRSN; from the exons ATGGATACTCTAATGCAACTGTGTGGATTATGTTTAATACTTTTGATTATTCCAGTTGTCC ATACAGTACCATGGGGCTACCCACAAACAAAACCTG GTACGGACTACTGGCCTAAGATATATCCCATGTATTGTGCTGGTTTGAGCCAATCACCGATCGACATAAGGACGACTGCTACTATCAAAACGGAACCCGTCTCGTTTGATTTGCTTGGATTTGGAGCCGAAGCGCCGAGAGGAGCTAGTATTGTTGTGCAGAACAGTGGCCTCAGCG CTCAAGTAAAGCTCAAAGGTGATTACTTTGTGAGTGGGGGCGGGCTCCCTGGTGCACAATACAAAGCTGCAAGTATTCACTTCCATTGGGGCAGTACCAACGACAGAGGATCCGAACACACCGTGGATGGACGCCAAGCTCCTGCAGAG ATGCACATCGTGACTCACGACGTAAGATTTGCAACAGTTAGCGAGGCAGCTTATAAAGTGGACGGCTTGGCAGTTCTTGGATTCTTCATCGAG ATTCAAGCACAGGCTAATCCCAAATTCCAAGCATTAGTGGACGCACTTGGCAAGTTGAAATTCAACG GTGACACATTCACTCTGCCAGCCCCGTTCGCACTCTCAGATTTACTGCCAAACACCAACATCATGATGCCCTATTTTCGTTACCGGGGGTCTCTCACGACACCCACTTGTAACGAGGTTGTAGTGTGGACAGTCTTCAAGATGCCGATTCGTCTTTCCCAAGCACAG CTCAACGTCTTCCGCAGTCTTTTAGAAACCTCGCCAGGGGCACCTGTCGAAATACCATTGGTTGACAACTGGCGGCCGACACAGCCCCTCAACGGCCGATTAATATATCATTCTGCTGGTGTCTTGCGATCAAACTAA